In the Staphylococcus sp. IVB6240 genome, one interval contains:
- the hxlA gene encoding 3-hexulose-6-phosphate synthase has translation MELQLAIDLLNKEEAAKLAKQVTDYVDIVEIGTPIVINEGLPAVQHLKDNVKDEDVKVLADLKIMDAADYEVSQAVKFGADVVTILGVAEDASIKNAVAEAHKQGKELLVDLIAVQDLEQRAKEIDDMGADYIAVHTGYDLQAEGQSPLESLRRVKSVINNAKVAVAGGIKPDTIKEVAAENPDLIIVGGGIANADDPREAARQCREAIEG, from the coding sequence ATGGAATTACAATTAGCAATTGATTTATTAAATAAAGAAGAAGCGGCAAAATTAGCCAAACAGGTGACAGATTATGTGGATATTGTAGAAATCGGTACACCAATTGTAATCAATGAAGGGCTACCAGCCGTACAACATTTAAAAGATAACGTGAAAGATGAAGATGTTAAGGTACTAGCAGACCTTAAAATTATGGATGCGGCTGATTATGAAGTGAGTCAAGCTGTGAAGTTTGGCGCAGATGTTGTCACAATTTTAGGTGTTGCTGAAGATGCATCTATTAAGAATGCAGTGGCAGAAGCGCATAAACAAGGTAAAGAATTATTAGTGGACTTAATTGCGGTACAAGATTTAGAACAACGTGCCAAAGAAATAGATGATATGGGTGCAGACTACATTGCTGTACACACAGGATATGACTTACAAGCTGAAGGACAATCTCCATTAGAAAGCTTACGTCGTGTTAAATCTGTTATTAACAATGCGAAAGTAGCAGTAGCTGGTGGTATTAAACCAGATACAATTAAAGAAGTTGCAGCTGAGAACCCAGACCTTATTATTGTAGGTGGCGGTATCGCAAATGCAGATGATCCTCGTGAAGCAGCAAGACAATGCCGTGAAGCGATTGAAGGGTGA
- a CDS encoding MurR/RpiR family transcriptional regulator, translating into MKIENRIQKYRHTLTKTDQKIANYILKLENHTDIGAIHTIAMAVDASPSSITRFVYKLGYDSFQSFRFAVLQERQTETINNSPSIQVLHQHYTSILNHTGEFIVEEDLMYLVQAIQQSDKVIFIGIGSSGLSAQELYFRTARMGFNTIAITDAHLMSIVGQMCNAQTTIIALTNSGATKEIIASIAHGRASGAKVIALSHFETEALTQNCTRIITTADKRHTQDAYFINSQLSNQFIIDLISYHLLQDPTCLEHYSRSYQELISKHSH; encoded by the coding sequence ATGAAAATTGAAAATCGCATTCAAAAATATCGTCATACTTTGACAAAAACTGATCAAAAAATTGCGAACTATATTTTGAAACTAGAAAACCATACAGATATTGGTGCAATCCATACAATAGCTATGGCTGTCGACGCTTCACCATCTAGCATCACACGCTTTGTTTATAAACTCGGCTATGATAGTTTCCAATCTTTTCGCTTTGCTGTTTTACAAGAAAGACAAACTGAAACAATCAATAACAGTCCATCCATTCAAGTGTTACATCAGCACTATACGTCCATTCTGAACCATACTGGTGAATTTATCGTAGAAGAAGATTTAATGTATTTAGTACAGGCCATACAACAGAGTGATAAAGTCATCTTCATCGGTATTGGCAGTTCTGGTTTAAGTGCACAAGAATTATATTTCCGTACTGCACGTATGGGCTTTAATACCATTGCGATAACAGATGCACATTTAATGTCCATTGTCGGTCAAATGTGTAATGCACAAACAACAATTATCGCTTTGACGAACAGTGGCGCTACAAAAGAAATTATTGCCAGTATTGCTCATGGACGTGCCAGTGGTGCAAAAGTCATTGCCCTCTCTCATTTTGAGACAGAGGCACTTACACAGAATTGTACACGTATTATCACAACAGCTGATAAACGTCATACACAAGACGCTTACTTCATCAATAGTCAACTCTCTAATCAATTTATTATTGACCTTATCAGTTACCATTTGCTACAAGATCCTACATGCCTTGAACACTATTCAAGAAGTTATCAGGAACTCATTTCAAAACATAGTCATTAA
- a CDS encoding YojF family protein translates to MQPITNEAVQALLDQFANKPVYLHVETTNGAYANHFDQRVFNAGTFLRNIQVTYQHAQLKGGDKDPFRVGLKLKNNGWVYVQGLTHYELNDNGEFLLAGFNYEGQLAAALEISHHPFET, encoded by the coding sequence TTGCAACCGATTACAAATGAAGCCGTTCAAGCGTTATTAGATCAATTTGCGAATAAGCCTGTCTATTTACACGTTGAAACAACTAACGGCGCATATGCCAACCATTTCGATCAACGCGTTTTTAATGCAGGAACTTTTTTACGTAATATTCAAGTCACTTATCAACATGCTCAGCTAAAAGGTGGCGACAAAGATCCGTTTCGTGTAGGCTTAAAGTTAAAAAACAATGGTTGGGTCTACGTACAAGGGCTCACACATTACGAATTAAACGACAATGGTGAATTTTTACTTGCTGGTTTTAACTATGAAGGACAGTTGGCAGCAGCACTTGAAATCAGCCACCATCCATTTGAAACATAA
- the nagB gene encoding glucosamine-6-phosphate deaminase — protein sequence MKITNLGSMKQASFYVATELYKQILQKKESKLGLATGGTMIEMYESLVSLLEKNQLDVSQVETFNLDEYVGLEADHPASYHQYMNEILFNQYEGFDPEKRYLPNGAAENPESEAERYEALLDEKGPVDIQILGIGQNGHIGFNEPGTPFDSVTHRVDLTDSTIEANSRYFDDRADVPKQAISMGLRSIMKAKRIILLAFGEHKKEAVTQLASGHITPDVPATILHLHPNVEVYVDDAAMPD from the coding sequence ATGAAAATAACAAATTTAGGCTCAATGAAACAAGCATCATTTTATGTCGCAACAGAACTGTATAAACAGATACTACAAAAAAAAGAAAGTAAGTTAGGCTTGGCAACAGGCGGCACGATGATTGAAATGTATGAGTCATTAGTTTCATTGTTAGAGAAAAATCAACTAGATGTGAGTCAGGTTGAGACATTTAACCTAGATGAGTATGTTGGATTAGAGGCAGACCATCCAGCGAGCTATCATCAATATATGAATGAGATTTTATTCAATCAATATGAAGGTTTTGACCCAGAGAAACGTTATTTGCCAAATGGTGCAGCTGAAAATCCGGAGTCGGAAGCAGAACGATATGAAGCATTATTAGATGAAAAAGGACCAGTGGATATCCAAATATTAGGGATTGGTCAAAATGGACACATTGGTTTTAATGAACCGGGAACACCATTTGATAGTGTGACTCATCGCGTTGACTTAACAGATAGTACGATTGAAGCAAACAGTCGCTATTTTGATGATAGAGCAGATGTTCCTAAACAAGCCATATCGATGGGGTTACGTTCTATTATGAAAGCAAAACGCATTATTTTACTGGCATTTGGAGAACACAAAAAAGAAGCCGTGACACAATTGGCATCGGGACACATCACACCAGACGTGCCAGCAACCATTTTACATCTGCATCCAAACGTTGAAGTGTATGTTGATGATGCAGCAATGCCAGATTAA
- a CDS encoding NADPH-dependent FMN reductase yields the protein MKGLIIVGSAQRGSHTNALAQYLKEQIESHNEEVTIFDLAEQPLHTLDFTGQNPVPENYQNNAERLKSLAREADFIILGTPNYHGSFSGILKNALDHLTMDDFKMKPVGLVNNSGGIVSAEPLSHLRVIVRSLLGIAVPTQIATHDSDYDKHEDGTLYLSNDEFQLRAKLFIDQILSFANNSPYEHLK from the coding sequence ATGAAAGGACTTATTATTGTAGGAAGTGCACAACGCGGTTCACATACAAATGCATTAGCACAATATTTAAAAGAACAAATTGAATCACATAATGAAGAAGTAACTATTTTTGATTTAGCAGAACAACCACTTCATACATTGGATTTTACTGGTCAGAACCCTGTGCCAGAAAATTATCAAAATAATGCAGAACGTCTTAAAAGTTTAGCACGTGAAGCGGACTTTATTATTTTAGGAACACCAAATTATCATGGTTCATTCTCTGGCATCTTAAAAAATGCTTTAGATCATTTAACAATGGATGACTTCAAAATGAAACCAGTGGGATTAGTGAACAACAGTGGTGGTATTGTAAGTGCAGAGCCACTTTCACATTTACGTGTGATTGTTCGTTCATTACTTGGTATTGCTGTACCAACACAAATCGCAACACATGATTCAGATTATGATAAACATGAAGATGGTACGTTGTACTTATCAAACGATGAATTCCAACTTCGTGCAAAATTATTTATTGATCAAATCTTGTCGTTTGCTAACAACAGTCCATATGAACATTTAAAATAA
- a CDS encoding maltose/glucose-specific PTS transporter subunit IIC has product MSKMFDRAQQFGKSFMLPIAILPAAGLLLGIGGALSNPNTIKAYPVLDIPLLQHIFVLMSAAGNIVFQNLPVLFAIGVAVGLAKSDKGTAGLASMLGFLIMNATMNALLTITDNLAASDELVKAGQGMALGIQTVETGVFGGIIVGILTAVLHNKYNKVNLPQFLGFFGGSRFVPIVTSFAAIFLGVVMFFVWPAVQAVIFGAGGLVNKTGVIGTLIYGFILRMLGPFGLHHIFYLPFWQTALGGSLEINGKLVQGTQNIFFAQLGDPNVQHYYEGVSRYMSGRFITMMFGLLGAALAIYHTAKPEKKKVVGGLMLSAALTSFLTGITEPLEFSFLFVAPLLYVVHAVLDGLAFMMADIFNITVGQTFSGGFIDFILFGVLQGQAKTNYLWIIPLGLVWFVLYYVIFRFLITKFNFKTHGREEEETVQSVAKSERAQTIIEGLGGADNIEVVDCCATRLRVTLKDGTQVDEEKLKSTESRGIICKGNGVQIVYGPHVTSIKNEVEEAL; this is encoded by the coding sequence ATGAGTAAAATGTTTGATAGAGCTCAGCAGTTTGGGAAGTCATTTATGCTGCCTATTGCAATCTTGCCAGCAGCAGGTCTTTTACTAGGGATTGGTGGCGCATTGAGCAATCCGAATACGATCAAAGCGTATCCGGTGTTAGACATTCCATTGTTACAACATATTTTTGTATTGATGAGTGCGGCGGGTAATATTGTTTTTCAAAATCTACCAGTACTCTTTGCGATAGGTGTTGCAGTCGGACTCGCAAAAAGTGATAAGGGGACGGCAGGGCTCGCTTCTATGTTAGGGTTCCTCATTATGAATGCGACGATGAATGCACTGCTCACTATTACAGATAACCTAGCTGCAAGTGACGAACTTGTTAAGGCAGGTCAAGGTATGGCACTTGGAATACAAACAGTAGAAACAGGTGTGTTTGGTGGGATTATTGTAGGGATACTAACGGCAGTCTTACACAATAAATATAACAAGGTTAATTTACCACAGTTTTTAGGATTTTTCGGTGGTTCTCGCTTTGTTCCAATCGTTACATCATTTGCTGCTATCTTTTTAGGTGTTGTGATGTTCTTTGTATGGCCAGCCGTACAAGCTGTTATTTTTGGTGCAGGTGGCTTAGTGAATAAAACAGGTGTGATTGGTACATTGATTTACGGCTTTATTTTACGTATGCTCGGACCTTTTGGATTGCATCATATTTTCTATCTACCATTCTGGCAAACAGCATTAGGTGGCTCATTAGAAATTAATGGCAAATTGGTACAAGGTACGCAAAATATCTTCTTTGCACAATTGGGAGACCCAAATGTTCAGCACTATTATGAAGGGGTATCTCGCTATATGTCGGGTCGTTTTATTACGATGATGTTTGGCTTGTTAGGCGCAGCATTAGCGATTTATCATACTGCTAAACCAGAAAAGAAAAAAGTGGTGGGTGGTTTAATGCTTTCAGCTGCATTAACATCATTTTTAACAGGAATTACAGAACCACTTGAGTTTAGTTTCTTATTTGTGGCGCCATTATTATATGTAGTTCATGCTGTATTAGATGGTTTGGCATTTATGATGGCAGATATTTTTAATATTACAGTTGGACAAACATTTAGTGGCGGTTTTATTGACTTTATCTTATTCGGTGTTTTACAAGGACAAGCAAAAACCAATTATCTGTGGATTATTCCACTTGGGCTTGTTTGGTTTGTACTGTACTATGTGATTTTTAGATTTTTAATTACAAAATTTAACTTTAAAACACATGGACGTGAAGAGGAAGAAACGGTCCAATCAGTAGCGAAAAGTGAACGTGCACAAACAATTATTGAAGGTCTAGGTGGTGCTGACAATATTGAAGTTGTCGATTGTTGTGCAACACGATTGCGTGTGACGTTAAAAGATGGTACACAGGTAGATGAGGAGAAATTAAAATCAACAGAATCGAGAGGGATTATTTGCAAGGGCAATGGTGTTCAAATTGTATATGGTCCCCACGTCACATCTATTAAAAATGAAGTAGAAGAAGCTTTATAA
- the folE2 gene encoding GTP cyclohydrolase FolE2, protein MTEFDLSTREGRWKHFGSVDPIKGTKPTTKAEMTDLQSTHKNFLFEIEQVGIKNLVYPVWIDQFQTAGNFSFSTSLNQDEKGINMSRILEAVESEYDNGIRLEFDALTSLLHTLKSRMNQHSAGVDVTGKWFFNRLSPVTGIKAVGHADVSYGLAVQGDNVTRKTLTLTAAVTTLCPCSKEISEYSAHNQRGIITVKAYIDKEAPLPSDYKEVLLDAMEANASSMLYPILKRPDEKSVTERAYENPRFVEDLIRLIAADLVEVSWLTGFDIECRNEESIHQHDAFAKLTYRQP, encoded by the coding sequence ATGACTGAATTTGATTTATCAACGCGTGAAGGCCGTTGGAAACATTTTGGTTCAGTGGATCCTATTAAAGGAACAAAGCCAACAACCAAAGCAGAAATGACGGATCTTCAAAGTACGCATAAAAACTTTTTGTTTGAAATTGAACAAGTAGGCATTAAGAACCTTGTTTATCCCGTATGGATTGACCAGTTTCAAACTGCGGGTAACTTCAGCTTTTCAACAAGCTTAAATCAAGATGAAAAAGGCATTAATATGAGCCGTATTTTAGAAGCGGTAGAATCAGAATATGATAATGGGATTCGTTTAGAATTTGATGCACTTACATCATTATTGCACACACTCAAATCACGTATGAATCAACATAGTGCTGGAGTGGATGTAACAGGCAAATGGTTTTTTAATCGACTCAGTCCTGTTACTGGTATCAAAGCAGTTGGTCATGCCGATGTATCATATGGCTTAGCTGTTCAAGGCGATAACGTCACACGTAAAACATTGACTTTAACAGCTGCTGTAACGACACTGTGCCCATGTTCTAAAGAAATCAGCGAGTATTCTGCACACAATCAACGTGGTATCATCACCGTTAAAGCTTATATTGATAAAGAGGCGCCGCTTCCATCAGATTACAAAGAAGTATTATTAGATGCTATGGAAGCCAATGCGAGTTCAATGCTATATCCTATCTTAAAAAGACCGGATGAAAAAAGTGTGACAGAACGTGCCTATGAAAACCCACGATTTGTTGAAGATTTAATTCGACTTATTGCAGCAGACTTAGTAGAAGTATCATGGCTCACAGGTTTTGATATCGAATGTCGTAATGAAGAATCCATTCATCAACACGATGCTTTTGCAAAATTAACATATCGTCAACCATAG
- a CDS encoding thiolase family protein: MNEAVIVAAKRTPIGRYGGKLQKLEPEDLVKPLIQYFQETLPVDWHQLDDVILGNIVGNGGNIARKSLLEAGLDISIPGVTVDRQCGSGLEAIHYACRMVEAGAGHLYIAGGVESTSRAPWKMKRPTSLYENEPPQFYERASFAPEGQDPTMIEAADNVARIYDISREDQDQFAYDSYAKATQVFNAGYLDEEILPLKVNGEWMAQDEGMRHNVRLNLLTRLKPIYPNGTVTVGNCCAKNDGAALVVVMSKKYALSLGITEGLKFIDYAINGVDPNILGIGPVPAVSHLLSKHDLNVTDIDAIELNEAFASQVLASQRALNIKTSQLNQYGGAIAIGHPYSASGAILVTRLFHMKKQQLTLATMGIGGGMGNAALFERWSEGDKTH, encoded by the coding sequence ATGAATGAAGCGGTGATTGTTGCAGCCAAACGTACACCGATTGGGCGTTATGGTGGCAAATTGCAGAAGTTAGAACCAGAGGATTTGGTGAAACCATTGATACAGTACTTTCAAGAAACATTGCCAGTCGATTGGCACCAACTTGATGATGTTATCTTAGGGAATATTGTTGGAAATGGTGGCAATATCGCAAGAAAAAGTTTATTGGAAGCAGGACTTGATATATCTATACCAGGTGTGACAGTCGATCGTCAATGTGGTTCGGGACTTGAAGCGATTCACTATGCGTGTCGGATGGTTGAAGCAGGCGCAGGGCATTTATACATCGCAGGTGGTGTAGAAAGTACCAGTCGAGCACCATGGAAGATGAAGCGGCCAACATCACTCTATGAAAATGAACCACCGCAGTTTTATGAAAGGGCTTCTTTTGCACCTGAAGGACAAGATCCAACAATGATTGAAGCAGCTGATAATGTTGCACGCATCTATGATATATCTCGTGAAGACCAAGATCAATTTGCATATGACAGTTATGCGAAAGCAACTCAGGTATTTAATGCAGGATATTTAGATGAGGAAATTTTGCCACTTAAAGTAAACGGTGAATGGATGGCACAAGATGAAGGGATGCGTCATAATGTTCGCCTGAATCTGTTAACACGTCTGAAACCTATTTATCCAAATGGGACAGTCACTGTAGGGAATTGTTGTGCTAAAAATGATGGTGCAGCATTAGTGGTTGTGATGTCTAAGAAATATGCATTGTCATTAGGGATAACAGAAGGATTAAAATTTATCGATTATGCGATTAACGGTGTGGATCCCAACATACTAGGGATTGGTCCTGTGCCAGCTGTATCTCATTTATTAAGTAAACATGATTTAAATGTCACAGATATTGATGCTATAGAGTTGAATGAAGCTTTTGCATCACAAGTACTTGCCTCACAGCGTGCGTTGAATATTAAGACATCACAGTTAAATCAGTACGGTGGTGCCATTGCGATTGGCCATCCGTACAGTGCAAGTGGTGCGATTTTAGTGACACGGTTATTCCATATGAAAAAGCAGCAACTGACACTTGCTACGATGGGCATTGGAGGAGGAATGGGAAATGCCGCATTATTCGAACGTTGGTCAGAAGGAGACAAGACACATTAA
- the bshB2 gene encoding bacillithiol biosynthesis deacetylase BshB2 translates to MTSEKHVLVIFPHPDDETFSSAGTLARFVDQGIPVTYACLTLGQMGRHLGNPPFATRESLPTIRERELEQAMKEIGVTDLRKMGLRDKTVEFEPYDEMDAMVQSLINETQPTTIISFYPGYAVHPDHEATADAVVRTVGRMPEGERPKLWLVAFSNDAFDALGEPDVVNDVSAYKDHKLRAFKAHASQTGPFLEQLANPDRDVSGAPNDAETYLSKEFYWTYRFE, encoded by the coding sequence ATGACATCTGAAAAACATGTATTGGTCATCTTTCCACACCCTGACGATGAGACTTTCTCTTCAGCAGGTACATTGGCACGCTTTGTCGATCAAGGCATCCCTGTGACTTATGCTTGCTTAACACTCGGACAAATGGGAAGACATCTCGGAAACCCACCTTTTGCGACACGTGAATCACTGCCAACAATTCGTGAACGTGAACTAGAACAAGCAATGAAGGAAATCGGGGTAACTGATTTACGTAAAATGGGATTACGCGATAAAACGGTAGAATTTGAGCCATATGACGAAATGGATGCCATGGTTCAATCACTTATCAATGAGACACAACCAACTACAATTATTTCATTTTATCCTGGATATGCTGTACACCCGGATCACGAAGCAACAGCAGATGCAGTCGTTCGTACTGTTGGTCGCATGCCTGAAGGAGAGCGCCCAAAATTATGGCTTGTCGCATTTAGTAATGATGCGTTTGATGCGCTTGGTGAACCTGATGTTGTTAATGATGTTTCAGCATACAAAGACCATAAATTACGTGCATTCAAAGCACACGCTTCTCAAACGGGACCATTCCTGGAACAATTGGCAAACCCTGATAGAGATGTCTCTGGTGCACCAAATGATGCGGAAACATACTTATCTAAAGAATTTTATTGGACTTATCGTTTTGAATAA
- a CDS encoding type I toxin-antitoxin system Fst family toxin, which produces MVENIVATIISGCFVAIFAQWLGNRNKQK; this is translated from the coding sequence GTGGTAGAAAATATTGTAGCCACAATTATAAGTGGCTGTTTTGTTGCGATATTTGCTCAATGGCTAGGTAATCGCAACAAGCAAAAATAA
- a CDS encoding N-acetylmannosamine-6-phosphate 2-epimerase — translation MKLPKGLIVSCQALEDEPLHSSFIMSKMALAAKEGGAVGIRANSKEDIIAIKQEVDLPVIGIVKRDYDNSSVFITATKKEVDELLESGCEVIALDATLRQRPAESLEELVQYIRNEAPEVELMADIATLEEAKNADQLGFDYIGTTLHGYTEDTKGKLLYHDDFAFLTDVLNHVQQKVIAEGNVITPEMLKAVFDKGVYASVVGGAITRPRDITKRFVSMIQ, via the coding sequence ATGAAATTACCAAAAGGATTAATCGTATCTTGTCAGGCATTAGAAGATGAACCGCTTCACTCATCATTCATTATGAGTAAGATGGCACTCGCAGCAAAAGAAGGCGGTGCAGTTGGTATTAGAGCAAATTCAAAAGAAGATATTATCGCAATTAAACAAGAAGTTGACTTACCAGTCATTGGTATTGTGAAACGTGATTACGATAACTCTTCTGTATTTATTACCGCAACGAAAAAAGAAGTGGATGAATTGTTAGAAAGTGGTTGTGAAGTAATCGCATTGGATGCTACATTACGACAACGTCCAGCAGAATCATTAGAAGAATTAGTGCAATATATTAGAAATGAAGCACCAGAAGTGGAATTAATGGCAGATATTGCCACATTAGAAGAAGCGAAAAATGCAGATCAATTAGGTTTTGATTATATTGGGACAACATTACACGGCTATACCGAAGATACAAAAGGAAAGTTACTTTATCATGATGACTTTGCCTTTTTAACAGATGTCTTAAATCATGTACAACAAAAAGTGATTGCAGAAGGAAATGTGATCACACCTGAAATGTTGAAAGCTGTTTTTGATAAAGGTGTCTATGCCTCTGTTGTAGGAGGCGCAATCACACGTCCACGTGATATTACCAAACGTTTTGTCAGCATGATTCAATAG
- the hxlB gene encoding 6-phospho-3-hexuloisomerase: MFTRNYQLILDELSQTLKQVDTEATDHFVKQILQADKVFVSGKGRSGFVANSFAMRLNQLGQQAYVVGETTTPSIQEGDCLIIVSGSGSTTHLQLLADKAVAVGAHVLLLSTVMDSPIGQLADTTVVLPASTKQRAEGSQQPLGSLFEQSAQVLLDSLVLDIQTQLNISEETMQENHANLE, encoded by the coding sequence ATGTTTACTCGTAACTATCAATTAATCCTTGATGAACTGTCACAAACATTGAAGCAAGTAGATACAGAAGCGACAGACCATTTTGTAAAACAAATCTTGCAAGCAGATAAAGTCTTCGTATCGGGTAAAGGTCGCTCTGGCTTTGTAGCGAATAGCTTTGCGATGCGTTTGAATCAGCTAGGCCAACAAGCGTATGTGGTAGGTGAAACAACAACACCTTCAATTCAAGAGGGTGATTGCTTGATCATCGTATCTGGTTCAGGTTCCACAACGCATTTACAATTGCTTGCAGATAAAGCCGTTGCAGTAGGTGCGCATGTCTTACTATTATCAACTGTAATGGACAGTCCAATTGGTCAATTAGCTGATACAACAGTTGTGTTACCGGCGAGTACGAAACAACGTGCAGAAGGTTCTCAACAACCATTAGGTAGTTTATTTGAACAGAGTGCACAAGTGTTATTAGATAGTCTTGTCTTAGATATACAGACACAGTTAAACATTAGCGAAGAAACCATGCAAGAAAATCATGCAAATTTAGAATAA
- a CDS encoding AMP-binding protein, whose product MELLKRIAYYAEQQPHEVALYINQTAVTYEALWSCVQQAALLLPDECHACGVAVSFNNMEKFIVSYLALLHKGAVPCVMDPHWTEQRRDALYVKYAFSYIWDDDGLKQTNYQGLRYDRDHLLHIGFTSGTTGLPKAFYRDEPSWIASFLENERLLSEPDIQHRPVMVALGPYAHSLTLYVLVYALFYGRTFIGQDDYDIEQCQYAIQQFYRPSCLFLVPTMVHDWLHQSSLNDLKTYLFVSGDKLSVKLHHQLKTKFPAMTIYEFFGTSEASFISVNRDQTSPLQSVGRLFPSVEVRIDDQDAQGVGKLYVRSPMTFSGYMGEPVPKWIETGDYASIKEDILYLHGRTQDRMIIGGKNISPYMIEQTLKTIKGIDEVVIIFQTHQKFGELAFGLYEGDDQLTYREIRRQLESELSRYEFPSKLICVPKLPRTASGKISRRAAQLLYEQGAWQ is encoded by the coding sequence ATGGAATTATTAAAACGTATTGCCTATTATGCAGAGCAACAGCCACATGAAGTGGCACTTTATATAAATCAAACAGCAGTCACGTATGAAGCATTATGGAGCTGCGTTCAACAAGCAGCATTATTGTTACCAGATGAATGTCATGCCTGTGGTGTCGCTGTGTCTTTTAATAATATGGAGAAGTTTATTGTGTCGTATCTTGCACTATTGCATAAGGGAGCCGTCCCTTGTGTTATGGACCCACACTGGACGGAACAACGTCGTGATGCATTATACGTAAAGTATGCATTTTCTTATATTTGGGATGATGATGGTTTAAAACAAACCAATTATCAAGGGTTACGATACGATAGAGATCATTTATTACATATTGGATTTACATCGGGAACAACGGGCTTACCGAAAGCATTTTATCGTGATGAACCATCCTGGATTGCATCATTTCTAGAAAATGAACGCTTATTATCTGAACCCGATATTCAACACAGACCCGTGATGGTTGCTTTAGGACCTTACGCCCATTCATTGACATTATATGTGCTCGTGTATGCATTATTTTATGGTCGTACATTTATTGGTCAAGATGATTATGATATTGAACAATGCCAATATGCGATACAACAGTTTTATCGACCAAGCTGCCTTTTTCTCGTACCGACTATGGTTCATGATTGGTTGCATCAATCATCATTGAATGACTTAAAAACATATCTGTTTGTATCCGGAGATAAATTGTCTGTAAAACTGCATCATCAGTTAAAAACGAAATTCCCGGCAATGACGATTTATGAGTTTTTTGGAACGTCCGAAGCAAGCTTTATTAGTGTGAATCGAGATCAAACGTCACCACTTCAATCAGTTGGTCGATTATTTCCAAGTGTTGAAGTGCGCATTGATGATCAAGATGCGCAAGGTGTAGGAAAACTATACGTTAGAAGTCCTATGACGTTTTCTGGTTATATGGGTGAACCCGTACCTAAATGGATAGAAACAGGGGATTATGCATCAATTAAAGAAGATATTTTATATTTACATGGCCGCACTCAAGATCGCATGATTATTGGTGGTAAAAATATTTCTCCTTATATGATTGAACAGACACTTAAAACAATAAAGGGGATTGATGAAGTGGTGATCATATTTCAGACACATCAAAAGTTTGGAGAACTTGCATTCGGACTTTATGAAGGCGATGACCAACTCACTTACCGAGAGATACGTCGTCAATTAGAAAGTGAATTATCACGCTACGAATTTCCTTCCAAACTGATTTGTGTGCCCAAGTTACCACGTACAGCAAGTGGGAAGATTTCAAGACGTGCAGCACAACTTTTATATGAACAGGGGGCTTGGCAATGA